Genomic window (Desulforapulum autotrophicum HRM2):
CAATCTCTTCGATTCCAGCGCCTCTGTTCCTGCCACGCCTGGAACCAGATCCTTTGGATTGGTGCCTGGCATCGGCCATGGACTGACTGAAATCGCTTCCCATCTCAACATCAAAACTGCCAATGGAGATGCCGCTGTTGGCAAGGGTCGCCTTAAGCTCATTGACATGGGCGGCAAGGATCTCCTTTGCCACATGGCTTTCAGTGACCACACTCACCTTGAGACTGGTGCCGATATTATCAATGGTCATGATAATTCGTCCAAGCTCCGGGGGTTTCAGCTGAAGTTTTAACTCGGTCTCACCCTGGCTGACAGCCCTTGCAAGGCTCTTTCCCACCTGGCTGGTCACATGGGCGGGAAGAAACGATCGAGGGGTTCCGGCATCGGCCACAGACTGGCCCCTGGAATCCATGCCCATCTGCCTGAACTCTCCACCTGCCCCCCCGGACGAGTCAATGGCGGTAACGTTTCTCCCGGGCTCTTTTACCATGTTTCTGTCCATTACCCCTTGTTCCATCATTCTGGTATCATCGATACTGCTTTTCATCTCCTTTACAACGGCCGCCAGATTTTCCATGGATCTTGAGAATTCAGGACCAAACCCTGCCTGTATTTCCGGTAGGGTTGGTGTTTGAGATTTAGGGTCGACCTTGACCCCAAAGAGGTCCATGGGGCTGTTTGAACTGACTTCCCCGGAAGATGATTCCGCCTGATTAAAACGGCCTTCCATCTCCATGGACTGCCCGTTATTCCGGCTTAGACTGTTAATCAGGCTGCCAAGAATCGACTCAACATCACTTTTCCCTGTGAATCCGGCGCTGGAAAGGCCTGAGGGGTCAGACTCAGATGAATCACCCATTTTTTCAAGGGCCGCAACCAGATTTCGAACAAGGAGAACGTCGGTGTTCCCTGGGTTTATTTTATTTCCCTGAACTTCCCTGGCGGACAGATCAAGGTTGATTTTCATTCCGGCTTCTTCATCGGCATCTGCCTGGCTTGTCGACCCAGGGGATATCCCGAGTTTTTCAAGGGCTGCCACAAAATCATCCAGGGTCAGGGAATTGGCATCTTGCCCCGGGATCTGGAGTGATGTCAGAATTGATGTCAGGGCATCCCCTTCAGGTCCGGTTTCCTGTTGTGCATCGGTTTCTGCCGTGGCTACCATTTCCGAAGAGGTCCGCAATTTTTCAAGAGCCGCCACGAAATCACCAAGGGTCAGGGCTGTGGGATCACTTTCATCTATTTCAAGGCCCAGGGATTTGAACATCTGTTCCACCCCGGACTGGGAATCCACACCAAAACCAACACCAGAAAGGAACGACTCTTTTTGAAGGGTCTGAAGTCCTTTGATCAGTTGATCAAGGTCGATACCCACCCCATCTTGCTTGGCATCGTTAATCAAACGGGTTGACACCTGTTCAGGAACCTGCATTGCTGCAAGAATAGACGAGAGAAAGGGAAGCCCCGAGATGGGCAACACCATATTTTTGCCATTCTTTTCGTCAATGGTATCTTCGATATCTTTCCCAGAGACCTTTCCGGCCCGAGCCGTTTCCGGGGATAAAACAGCCATCAACCTGTCGGCAAACGAGGCACCCGTTCCAAGACCTTCAACGCCTGTTCCAGCATCTATTCCCATGGCTAATGGAATGGTGTCTCCCGAAAAAGTGCTGGTGTTGACAAAATTTAAAATCATGTTTTCCCCGCATTCATCAATTGTTGTTTCAGAAAAATTAAAAGCAAAGACCGTGCCGCCATAGATAAAAGAATAAATTACCATATAAAATCAAGATATTAAATCGCTATCAAAAAGAACGTCCTATGAAAAAACAGCAGATAAAGCAGTTCTTTCCCAACGGAATCAGCCGCCAGGGGGAAAGATTTGCCCCCTGGAAAAAGGCAAAGGGTTATTTTTTCTTAAAGGCGATGCGTTCGCTTATTTTTGCGGCTTTTTCACTGTCAACAAAGGCCAGAATCTGGGCCGCAGACGTCTCCCGCATACGGGAAAAAATCTGTTTTGCCACTTCAATATCCATCTTGTCCACGATGGCGGCCGCTTTTTTCGGTTTCATCCCGGAATATACCTTCACAAGCGTGTTCATCTTGGCATCAAAGGCCGCCTGGCTTTCCAGTTCCTGTTCTGTCTTTCGCTGGTCAAGCTTTGCCAGATCATCCTGGATCTGCTGCTTGAGGGTCCCAAGGGCTTCAAGCTTCTCATCGATCTCTTCCTTGAATTTTTCAAGCCTTTTCTTTTCCTGTTCCAGGCGTTCCTGGTCTTCGGCAATGGCTGCCCGTTTTTCCTCCAGACCTTTAAGGACCACCTTTGCCGGATCCGGACATGGCGGACAGGGTGCCTTTTTTATATCCTCCCCTGCCCCATTCTCAACCGCTGTCGTTTTTTCAGCGTTGTCATCTGCGGCAAAGGCCATGCCATGGCGATCCTGCCATCCCATACCCAGGAAAATTAGAAGAACAAGGGCTAATAAGGCACAGGTGACAGCTGTTCGATTCAAATTAATGGGTGCCATTGGTTATCTCCCTTGCTTTTTTCAACGAGGCAATCTCATCGGATGCATTCTGCTCAGACCGCAGGAATCCTTGGATATACTCATTCTTTTTTTTTATTTTAAGACGCTCGAGCACCTGCCGGTCCACGCTCCTCTGGGTTAAAAGAGTCTGCTTTTCCCTGAGCTGGGTCTTAAGTGCTGTTTTCTGCTGCAACAGTTGCGCAAGATCATCACTCAATCCGTCCAGGTAATCACTGTATTTTTTAAACTCATTGGCAGTTACCCCCCTTACTGCAACCCTGTCAAGGGTTTGTGCCGTCCGGGAATGCTCTTGTTCAAGGGTATGAATGCGCATTTCACACACCTGTACATCCCTGTAAGCCCGGGCCACATCCTGCTGGGCCTGAAGTTCCTGGTACTGCCTGTACTTCATGAGGGATTCAAGCCTGAAACTGAATTTTTTCATCGCCTGGCACCAGGTTCAGGTTGTGGGGCAAAAATTCGCCTGAGTTCACCCAGGCCCATCTCAATGGAGACCCGTCGGTGCATGTCCTGGCGCAGAAAACCGTCAATTTTCGGCATCAGGCGTTTTGCCTCGTCAATCCGGGCATCCGAGCCATCCACATAGGCACCAATGGAGATCATATCCTCAGCCCCCCTGTGGGCGGCAATCACATCCACGGCCCGCTTCCTTAATTCCATGTGCTCGGGTTGCGACACATCCCTCATGACCCTTGAAACACTTGCAAGCACATCAATGGCCGGATAGTGCCCCTTGTTGGCAAGATCCCGGGAAAGGACAATGTGGCCGTCAACGATGGACCGAACCGTGTCACCCACCGGATCATTCATGTCATCACCCTCCACAAGGACCGTGTAGATTCCGGTGATCGATCCGCCGCCCTCAATATACCCGGCCCGCTCAAGCAGAACGGGAATCTGGACAAAGAATGACGGGGTATATCCCCTGGATGTCGGGGGTTCACCAGCGGCAAGCCCCACATCCCTTGACGACATGGCATACCGTGTGATCGAATCCATGATGAGAAGAACATTTTTCCCCTGATCCCTGAAGTATTCGGCCAGGGTGGTTGCAAGGTAAGCCCCCCTCATCCTGACAAGGGGGGGGGAATCTGAGGTTGCAGCGACCACTACAGACCGCTCCATTCCTTCTTTGCCAAGGGTATCCGAGACAAAATCCTTGACCTCCCTTCCCCGCTCTCCGATCAGACCAAGAATAATGACATCGGCCGTGGTGTGCTTGGTCATCATGCCCATGAGGACCGATTTACCGACCCCTGATCCGGCCATGATGGCCACCCGCTGCCCCCGGCCCAGGGGGATCATGGTATTGATGGCGCAGATACCCACGTCCAGGGGTTCTTTGATGGTTTTACGCTCCATGGGATTTATGGGATTTCCGTACAGGGGATACTTGTGGGTAAAAGGAATCTTTCCTTTGCCGTCAAGGGGGGCACCCATGCCGTCGATGACCCGGCCAAGAAATGCATCGCCAACGGCAACGGCAGGCGTATCCTCAAGGGGGATGATTCTCGACCCAGGACTGATTCCCCGAAGATCGCCATAGGGCATTAAAAGCACCTTATCATCCCTGAAACCGATCACCTCGGCCTTGATCTCCCGGTTGTAATCGTTTCTGATGGCGCAGAGACTGCCAATGCCAAGGCCCATGCCGTCACCTTCTGCAATAAGGCCGACCACCTTTGTTATCCGGCCCTCTGGTCGCATGGTTTTGCAGGTCTCAACGGCATTAAAGTACTTGTCCCACTCAATGCGCCTGTCAAATTTTCCCGTCATCATACTCCCTGTTCCAGAATGGCGTCCAGCACAGCCTGAAGCCGGGATTCCACATCGGTTTCAACCCGGGCCGTTCGACTCTCGATTTTGCACCCGCCCCTTTTAACGCCTGAATTTGCAACCACCGAAATTGAGGTCAGACTCTTAATCTGTTCAAAGAAATCTTCCTTGATCATATCAATGTACTCATAATCTTCTTCAGACACCTGGAGAACAATCTCTTCGGGTTCAGGCAACTGCCCAAGGGCATGGATAATGGATGCTCTGACAACCCCCTTGTCAAGCTTTACCCTTGCCTGCACCACTTTTTCAGCGATCCGGGCAATCAGGGCGATCATCTTACCCTCATAACGTTTGACAAGGTCTTCCCAGGTTCCTTCGGTCTTTAACAGTATGGTTTCAAGGGAAGCAATCAAGGCCTGGGCCTTTTCATCCTGGAGCGCCCTTGCCTCGGTTTCTCCTCGTTCAAAGCCCTTGGGATACCCCTGTTTTTCCCCCTCTGCCAGGCCCTGTTCAACCCCCTTGTCATAGCCCTCCTTCTGACCCAGATCAAACCCCCTGTCATAGCCCTCTTTTTTTGCCTGTTCAATCAACTCAAAAAAATCGGGGGTTTGGGTCTCCTTTTCTGGAGAATCGGGTGGAGAATCGGGCGGAACGCCTGGCATGGAATTGGAACTTGTTCCGGATTTATCCGAAATTTCAGGATCCACAGACCTGGGCAGAGATATATCTGAAATCTCCTTTTTCCCACCATCCGTGTCCAGGGCCTTGAATTGATCGCCGGAAAGAATGACCCCTTTGCCCGCTCCATGGATGGAGACAAACCGCTCTTTCTCCGCCATTCCCGGATCATCATAAAGGGTTTTAAACAAAAGATATTCAGGATCATTCTTTCCCTTTGTCCGGGAATCATTTGACCCGACATTTTCAAGGGAATTAATGTCAAGGGCTTTCCACCGGTCCTGCCGGGTCGGGTGGTCTTTTTCAGTATCAGACAAGGACATCATCCTTACCCTTGCCGCCAAGGGTTATGGTACCATCGGCCTCAAGCTCTTTTGCCGCACGTACGATGGCCTGCTGGGCCTCTTCAACCTCGGCCAGTCGAACGGGCCCCATGGTGTCCAGGTCATCCTTGAGCATCTCACCTGCCCTCTGGGAAAGGTTGGAAAAAATTTTAGTTTTCATCTCATCGGTGGAGGTCTTAAGGGCATAGGTCAACTGCTGACCCTCCACCTTTTTCAGGATCTCCCGCATGGCCCGGTCATCAATGCTGACCATATCCTCAAACACAAACATCATGTTCCTGATATCATTGGCCATCTCTGAACTGTCTTCTTCCACAAATTCCATGATGATATCTTCACTGGCCTTGTCAACTCCATTGATAATATCCACCAGCACCTGGAGACCGCCAGCCTTTCCTCCAGGACCAACAGCTCCGGAAAGCTCATCCTTTAAGGCTCTGTCCACATCCCGTACAACATCCTCGGAAATCTGCCCGAGCTTTGCAACCCTCAGGGCGATATCCCCCTTTTTTTCATCCGGTACCTGCATGAGAATCTCCGAGGCGATATCAGAAGGCATGTGGGCAAGCACCATGGCAATGGTCTGGGGATGCTCACCTTCAATATAACTTGCCATGGTAGCAACGTTGACCCCACGGCTCCATACAAAGGGCATATCCCGTTTTCGATTTTCCACATCCTTGAATATGGCATCGGCTTTTTCCTTGTCCAGGCTGCTTGAAATCACATGTTTGACAAAGGAATTTCCCTCGACCACCATGTTGTTCTCCCCTTCAAACCGTGTCACAAAATCAAGGGACACGGCCTCCAGCATCCCAGGGGTGATAAAGTCAATTTTTGACATTTCAAAGGCCACAGCCCTGATCTCCTGGTCATTCATTCGTTCAAAAATTTTTGCGGCATAGGCTTCACCCATGGCAAGCATGAATACGGCGGCTTTTTGAGCACCCGTCATTTTTTCCGGATCAATTACAGGGGCCATCAACTTTCCTCCTCCACTTCACTGAGCCATACCTTGATGATATTGGTGGCTTTGATCACATCTTTTCTAGCATAATAGGCCGCCTTTTCCGGGATCTTGATATTATTCATGTATGCAGCCCGTTCTTCCGAATTCATTTTGTCAATGTACGCATCCCGTGCCTCCTTGTCCATCTCATCCAGGAACGTCCGCTGTTCATCAGCATCCATATCCACAAAGGCGAGGGGTTGTGGTTCTGTGCCATCCTCTATAATATCGATGCCGCCACCGGGGAGGGTCTCCTTTTCAACGGTGGATTGAATCCCCTGGAAAGTCTTGATAATGGGTCTTATGACAAAAAGAAACAGCAGAATCACCAGAAGAATGTTGGCAATGGTTCTGCCATAGGCCTTTTGAACCGCTCGCCAACCCGTGAGTTCAGGCTCAACAACGCCAAGCTCGTCAATGGAGGCAAAGGGAAAACACTCCATGGAAACCTGGTCCTGACGGGTCTCGTTAAACCCCATGGCCTTGACAACAATGTCGCTGAACTGCTGCATCTCAACCTGGGACCTTGGCACATAGGTTTTGGATCTATTGCCGGAATCGTCTGTTTTAAATTCGTACTTTCCATCGACCACTGCAGCAACCGACACCCGCTGGACCACGGCCATGGGCTTGATCGTCTGCCGGGTTCTTCGACTCAGTTCATAGTTGATGGTATCGTTCTTTTTGTCAGTCATCTCCATTGCACTGGCATCAGCAGTTCCCCCCGGGGGCACAACGGGGTTGACACTTGAGGGTATTCCTGCAGAGTCTTGCCGGGTCTGACCGGTCTCAGCAAGGATCTGCTTGCTCCGGACAAAGGTGGTCTCCCGCTCAAACGGATCATAGATCTCTTCGTTGGTGTTGCTGGTGGAAAAATCCATCTCGGCCGTAACCCGTACAATGGCCTTATCCTTTCCAACAATCCGTTCGAGCATGGTCTGGATGCGCTCGGCAAGGGTGGTCTCATAACGCATTTTATACTTGTACTGGGAGTCTGCAAGGTTTCTGGCATCAATCTTTGCCTTTTCCTCTTCTGATTTTCCTTCAAACAAAATTCTACCGGTAGTGTCCACAATGGTGACAAGCTTTGGGGTGAGGTCCTCAATGGCACTTGCCACAAGATGGGCAACGGCAGCGACCTTGTCCTCGGACAGATCTGATTTCAATTCCAGAAGAATGGATGCCGATGGTTTTTTTGTCTCCTCCACAAACACGGAATCCTTGGGAAAGACAATCATCACCCTTGCGTCCTTGACCTCATCAAAGGCCCGGATGGTCCTTGCCAGCTCCCCCTGGATCGCCCGGCGCCTGTTGATCTTCTGGACAAACTCGGTGGTGCCGAAGTCGGTCTTGTCAAAAATTTCAAACCCCACGCCAGAGCCCTTGGGTATCCCATCCTTTGCCATTGAAAGCCTGACATCGTAAACCTGATCGGCCGGGACCATGATCGTTGCGCCCCCGGCTTCAATGCGATAAGGGGTCTTGGCCGTCTTAAGCCTGTCAACAATGGCTGCGGCATCCTCCTGGTTCAATCCGGAATAGGCCGACTTGTATTCGGTCTTGTTCGCCCAGATAAACATGGCCGCAAAACCGCCAAACATTGCAAGGACAACCACGCCCATGAGAATTTTTCTTGCAAGGGGCATCTCTTTGTACAAATTAATCGTCTGTTCAACCAGGGGATTCATTGTCTACACACCACTATATCTGCATGTTTATGATGGTTTTATACGCTTCCATGACCTTTGAACGAACCTGGACCATCAGGCGCAGGGAAGTATCGGCCTCGCCCAGGGCCAGCATGCCTTCATGGATACCAAGCTCACCTGTAACCACCTTTTCGGCTGCATCATCGCCCAGGTTCTGCTTTGAATTGACATCCTTGACAGCGGCGTTAAGCCGATCTAAAAAAGAGGGGTCCTGCCTGGTAAGCTTAAGGTTGAGCGGTTCTCTGACCAGGGAAATTTTGTCCACGCCTGACAAGGGGTTCATCTTCATCTTCTCCTAATTTAGTGTTTGAACAAAAACCTGTGTTTGGATGAAAACTTGCCCAGATGCAAGGCGCAAGCAAAGCTGAAACCGGATTGTACTGGAGTACATGAGGCCCGATTTATAGTTTGCCAGACTTGTGCAGCAACGCGGCAGATGGGTGAGTTTTCGTTCAAACACTATTTGCCAAGTTCAAGGGCCTTTAAAATCATGCTCTTTGTATTAGAAATGGCGGTAATGCTGGCCTCGTAGGAACGCTTTGCAACAATCATGTCCGCAACCTCGGTAAGGTGATCAACATTGGGCATGGCCACGTACCCTGTCACTGGATCAGCATCGGGGTGGGCAGGGTTGTAAACCAGCCTGAAATCTTCCTGGGACTGGACAATCTCATCCACAGCCACACCGGTCCCCCTGCTCTGGGGGTCATTCTTGCCCACCTCGATGGGCGAAAATTCCACCTGGGCCACCTGGTTCGTCTGCTGGTTTTTTTCCAGAACGCTCTTGAAGTTTTCCAGGGCCTGATCCTTGAACACCACCATTTTCCTTCTGTAGGGACCACCGTCCGCTGTCCTTGTTGTGTCAACGTTGGCAAGATTTTCAGCGATCACATTCATCTTGGTACGGTGGGCCGCAAGCCCGGTTGCACTTATCTTCATTGAATCTAAAAGGTCCATCAGTTTCCTCCTTCCTGGATGGCGTGGCGTAAAGTGGCCATTTTTCTCAGGAGCAGTTCGGTTGTGGTACGATACTTGATATTGTTTTCCACAAGGTTGGCCATCTCCGTAT
Coding sequences:
- the fliJ gene encoding flagellar export protein FliJ, with the translated sequence MKKFSFRLESLMKYRQYQELQAQQDVARAYRDVQVCEMRIHTLEQEHSRTAQTLDRVAVRGVTANEFKKYSDYLDGLSDDLAQLLQQKTALKTQLREKQTLLTQRSVDRQVLERLKIKKKNEYIQGFLRSEQNASDEIASLKKAREITNGTH
- a CDS encoding MotE family protein, which codes for MAPINLNRTAVTCALLALVLLIFLGMGWQDRHGMAFAADDNAEKTTAVENGAGEDIKKAPCPPCPDPAKVVLKGLEEKRAAIAEDQERLEQEKKRLEKFKEEIDEKLEALGTLKQQIQDDLAKLDQRKTEQELESQAAFDAKMNTLVKVYSGMKPKKAAAIVDKMDIEVAKQIFSRMRETSAAQILAFVDSEKAAKISERIAFKKK
- the fliG gene encoding flagellar motor switch protein FliG → MAPVIDPEKMTGAQKAAVFMLAMGEAYAAKIFERMNDQEIRAVAFEMSKIDFITPGMLEAVSLDFVTRFEGENNMVVEGNSFVKHVISSSLDKEKADAIFKDVENRKRDMPFVWSRGVNVATMASYIEGEHPQTIAMVLAHMPSDIASEILMQVPDEKKGDIALRVAKLGQISEDVVRDVDRALKDELSGAVGPGGKAGGLQVLVDIINGVDKASEDIIMEFVEEDSSEMANDIRNMMFVFEDMVSIDDRAMREILKKVEGQQLTYALKTSTDEMKTKIFSNLSQRAGEMLKDDLDTMGPVRLAEVEEAQQAIVRAAKELEADGTITLGGKGKDDVLV
- the fliE gene encoding flagellar hook-basal body complex protein FliE yields the protein MNPLSGVDKISLVREPLNLKLTRQDPSFLDRLNAAVKDVNSKQNLGDDAAEKVVTGELGIHEGMLALGEADTSLRLMVQVRSKVMEAYKTIINMQI
- a CDS encoding FliH/SctL family protein is translated as MSDTEKDHPTRQDRWKALDINSLENVGSNDSRTKGKNDPEYLLFKTLYDDPGMAEKERFVSIHGAGKGVILSGDQFKALDTDGGKKEISDISLPRSVDPEISDKSGTSSNSMPGVPPDSPPDSPEKETQTPDFFELIEQAKKEGYDRGFDLGQKEGYDKGVEQGLAEGEKQGYPKGFERGETEARALQDEKAQALIASLETILLKTEGTWEDLVKRYEGKMIALIARIAEKVVQARVKLDKGVVRASIIHALGQLPEPEEIVLQVSEEDYEYIDMIKEDFFEQIKSLTSISVVANSGVKRGGCKIESRTARVETDVESRLQAVLDAILEQGV
- the fliF gene encoding flagellar basal-body MS-ring/collar protein FliF, with the translated sequence MNPLVEQTINLYKEMPLARKILMGVVVLAMFGGFAAMFIWANKTEYKSAYSGLNQEDAAAIVDRLKTAKTPYRIEAGGATIMVPADQVYDVRLSMAKDGIPKGSGVGFEIFDKTDFGTTEFVQKINRRRAIQGELARTIRAFDEVKDARVMIVFPKDSVFVEETKKPSASILLELKSDLSEDKVAAVAHLVASAIEDLTPKLVTIVDTTGRILFEGKSEEEKAKIDARNLADSQYKYKMRYETTLAERIQTMLERIVGKDKAIVRVTAEMDFSTSNTNEEIYDPFERETTFVRSKQILAETGQTRQDSAGIPSSVNPVVPPGGTADASAMEMTDKKNDTINYELSRRTRQTIKPMAVVQRVSVAAVVDGKYEFKTDDSGNRSKTYVPRSQVEMQQFSDIVVKAMGFNETRQDQVSMECFPFASIDELGVVEPELTGWRAVQKAYGRTIANILLVILLFLFVIRPIIKTFQGIQSTVEKETLPGGGIDIIEDGTEPQPLAFVDMDADEQRTFLDEMDKEARDAYIDKMNSEERAAYMNNIKIPEKAAYYARKDVIKATNIIKVWLSEVEEES
- the flgC gene encoding flagellar basal body rod protein FlgC, with the translated sequence MDLLDSMKISATGLAAHRTKMNVIAENLANVDTTRTADGGPYRRKMVVFKDQALENFKSVLEKNQQTNQVAQVEFSPIEVGKNDPQSRGTGVAVDEIVQSQEDFRLVYNPAHPDADPVTGYVAMPNVDHLTEVADMIVAKRSYEASITAISNTKSMILKALELGK
- a CDS encoding flagellar hook-length control protein FliK → MILNFVNTSTFSGDTIPLAMGIDAGTGVEGLGTGASFADRLMAVLSPETARAGKVSGKDIEDTIDEKNGKNMVLPISGLPFLSSILAAMQVPEQVSTRLINDAKQDGVGIDLDQLIKGLQTLQKESFLSGVGFGVDSQSGVEQMFKSLGLEIDESDPTALTLGDFVAALEKLRTSSEMVATAETDAQQETGPEGDALTSILTSLQIPGQDANSLTLDDFVAALEKLGISPGSTSQADADEEAGMKINLDLSAREVQGNKINPGNTDVLLVRNLVAALEKMGDSSESDPSGLSSAGFTGKSDVESILGSLINSLSRNNGQSMEMEGRFNQAESSSGEVSSNSPMDLFGVKVDPKSQTPTLPEIQAGFGPEFSRSMENLAAVVKEMKSSIDDTRMMEQGVMDRNMVKEPGRNVTAIDSSGGAGGEFRQMGMDSRGQSVADAGTPRSFLPAHVTSQVGKSLARAVSQGETELKLQLKPPELGRIIMTIDNIGTSLKVSVVTESHVAKEILAAHVNELKATLANSGISIGSFDVEMGSDFSQSMADARHQSKGSGSRRGRNRGAGIEEIGSDPKIDVRGFAGDAHSLHFVA
- a CDS encoding FliI/YscN family ATPase gives rise to the protein MMTGKFDRRIEWDKYFNAVETCKTMRPEGRITKVVGLIAEGDGMGLGIGSLCAIRNDYNREIKAEVIGFRDDKVLLMPYGDLRGISPGSRIIPLEDTPAVAVGDAFLGRVIDGMGAPLDGKGKIPFTHKYPLYGNPINPMERKTIKEPLDVGICAINTMIPLGRGQRVAIMAGSGVGKSVLMGMMTKHTTADVIILGLIGERGREVKDFVSDTLGKEGMERSVVVAATSDSPPLVRMRGAYLATTLAEYFRDQGKNVLLIMDSITRYAMSSRDVGLAAGEPPTSRGYTPSFFVQIPVLLERAGYIEGGGSITGIYTVLVEGDDMNDPVGDTVRSIVDGHIVLSRDLANKGHYPAIDVLASVSRVMRDVSQPEHMELRKRAVDVIAAHRGAEDMISIGAYVDGSDARIDEAKRLMPKIDGFLRQDMHRRVSIEMGLGELRRIFAPQPEPGARR